The nucleotide sequence ACTATCAAACTTAAATTTAAAATCTCAAATTCCAAAAAATAAAATACTTTTAGCTATAAATAATACAGAATTTTTATATACGCTTAAAGAGCAAATAGAAAAATTATTGAATAAATTTCAAGTTATTTTGCGACCTCATCCTGCTCAAATTTTTGCCAAAGAGTTCTTAAATTTAAAAAAAGAATTAGAAAATTATCCAAACTTCTTTTATGATGATAACAAAAATGTCATAAATCCTCTCACTAATAGTACTTTTTGCTGTTTTAGCGATACTTCGAGTCTATCTTATACGTATGCGATAACGTTTAAAAATCCCGTTATTTTATGTATACAGCATACGCAAACATATGAAGATGTCAGTTTTTTTGACAAAAGACTGCATATTTTATATAATGGAGATATGATTAAATCTGCTAGAAAAGCTCTTGAGTTTGATAATAGTTTAGTAAATAAATATATAAAAGATGAAATGTATAACTATCAAAACTCAAGCAAATTTATAGCCAAGTTTATAACGCGAAAGATCAAGGAAAACAGATGACAAAACACTATTTTATATATCCAAATGGAGGGCATTCAAAAATGCTCGCTCACAATCTTGATTTGTTGGGTCATTCATATACTTTTTTGGATGATTATAAAAATTTTATGAGTTTAGAATCAAATTTAAAACTCATAAAAGCTAATGGGGGGGGGTCAATGAGTAATCCAATACTTCTAGCTTGCGACTCATTGTGTCAAGAATCTATAGAGCTAAAAGATAGGCTAAAAACAAAGGTAGAGAACCTTGGTTTGGTATGCGAAGATGGCTTTATATATATTATGGATGAACTAAATTCATATATAAAAAACAGTGTAAATCCTAAAAACAAAACTCTTGGTTTACATATGTATGGAAGGGTAGATAAACGATACTCAAGCTTACATCTTAACAGTATATCGAGCAAATTAAATATAGTTTATATTTTTTCTACCTATGATGAATTAAATAGCAATAAATCTTTACACAATACATTTGCTATGCCTTTTGAGCATATAAAATATCTTAGTAGCTTGCAGATTATACTATCTACAACCGATAAAACCGCTGATGGTAAAATTTTACTTTCTCCTAACCATACAATTATCGTAATGGCTCATGCCTACACATTTCCAAACGGTTACCTAGCATATGATGATGTAAATAGCAAATATAAAAAATTCGCTATTAAATTTAATATAAACGAAAATATGCCTTATATACTGGTCTCATCAAAAACAAATTACCAAATGGCTATGGACTATTTTAAGGAACTTTACGGATACGAGACAAATAAATTTATAAAAGCCGGTTATCCGCCGCTTGATGAAAATATAAAAAAATATGAAACAATTAACAAACAAGCACCAGATACTATTCTTCTAGCAACTAGAAGCAAAAGAGTTTTGTATCTGTTAAAACCTGTTGCTTCAAAACTACTAAATTCAGGATATAAGCTGCATTTTAGGCCTCATCCTCAAGACTGTTGTCATAAAGAATTTCAAGATTTTGCTTCTGAGTTTGAAAACATAGAAAATTTTATAATAGATATGGATTATAAGCATATAAAGCAGAGTAAATTTTCTATGGAGACACTAAGTAAAATGATATGTGTTATAACTGATTATTCGTCTTTTGCCTATACTTTGCCTATTACAAATCTTCGCCCAGCAATACTATTTTATCCCGATAACATTCTACAAAAATGTTTAGAAGAAGAAATAAATAATAAAACATATAAATTTAATGATGACAGATTGCACATAGTGGCAAAATCAGATAATGAAGTTTTAGAAGCTATACAAAATCTAAATTTAGAAGAATGGAAAGAGAAAATTTTGAATTATAGAAGTGATGAAATATACAATATAAGAGATTCGAGCAAATTTATAGCTGAGTTTATAACAAATTTATAAAGGAAATAAAATGAAAATTTTAATATACGCATATGGATTTATAGGCAAAAACAACTACGAATTTATGAAGCAATTTTTTGATGAAGTTTATGTATATGATGATATGTTAAATATGTCAGGATTATCAAAACATTTTATCAAAAATTTAGACAGTGAAATAAAATTTGATATAATTTTGGTAAGCGTAGCAGATAAAAAACTTTATGAAAATATCAAAAATAAGCTATCTGCGTATTTTGAATCAACGATAATAAAATTCGCACCCATAATTCTTACTAAACCAAGTGATCTATTTTTAAACTTTATCTCCGATAAATTTGACAAAAAACTTATTGAGAATTATAATTTGGATAACATTATAAAACATATAGAACAATTAAAAGATCAATATTATGCATTTAGATTAAATTTTGACCAATCTGCACTGCAAAAAAGAGAGGATTTTGATTTAAAATGCTCTAATTTAGATATATTTCAAAAAATTTACAAAACAGGAAAAATACTCCCAAAATGCAAAACAATCTCATATCCGGGATTTAATGTAATATTTTCATCTGGATGTGATGAGAGAAGCTTTTATTTTAAAGATAAAATCGACTTTGAAAACCTACAAAATAGAGATAAAAAATTAGTAATAGTGTTTGGCAATTGTGGATTAAGAGCTGACTATTTAGATGGAATAGGAGGTGTAAATATTGTACAATATTTACAAAAATATCTTCCAAATTATATCGTTTTAAATCTTGGAATCAACGGATCTACGTTATTTGAACAGATAAATATATATAATGCGCTATTTTATACAATTAAACCGGAATTTGTTCTTACGGTTTTTGGAGGAGCGGAGTATATAGAAGCCTTTGTGCAAGATCAAATATTATTAAAACGGCACTCTATCATTTACGCTGCTATGAACAATGAGACAACTGCAAAAGAGTTATATAAAAGCGATCTACCTATACATTCTGACTTTGTTTATACGATAAAAAAGAGGTTTAATCCAGAAAATTCAATAATATGTAAAGCATTATATGAAAGACTGATTCAATTTTATAATATAGTAAATAGCAATAATGGTAAATTTATCGGTTTATTACAACCATTTGTTATTAAAAAAAACAACTTGGACGACGATGAAAAAACTATACTGCTTAAAGATAGCTTGGATGAAATAATAGCCAGGGAAGCAGACGAGTTCATTGATGAATTTAATAAAACAACCAAAAACTTATCATACTATTTTGATCTCAATAAATGCTTATGCAACGAAATTAATAGATGTTTTTATGGTACGTCGTTACATTATACTCCATACGCAAGTAAAAAAATAGCTAAATTTATAAGCGAAAAAATTGAGGAAATAAAATGAGAATTTTGATATATGCATATGGATTTATAGGCAAAAACAACTACGAATTTATGAAGCAATTTTTTGATGAAGTTTATGTATATGATGATATGTTAAGTGATTTAAACTATCAAAAGCAGTTTATCAAAACACTTAAAAACAGTAAATTTGATTCTATACTAGTAAGCGTGGCAAATAAAAATACTTATAAAAATATCAAAGATAATCTCAGAGAAATATTTCCTGAAAATATCATACATTTTGCACCTATCTTTATGGAAAAACCAAGCGATTTATTTTTAAACTTTATAGCTGATAAATTTGATAAAAATTTGATAAAAAATTTTGACTTAGAAAAGATACAAAATAGACTCAAGGAGCTAAAAACTATCTATTTTGAATTTAGAGCAAATTTCGATAAAGAGATGTTAAATAAAAGAAAATCAATAGATGGACAATACGCCGATCTAGATATATTTGGAAAACTTTACAAAACAGCATCTATAAATACAAAAACTTTTAATATCAATTATCCGGGATTTAGCGTATCTTATAATGCTAATTGTGATAGCAGAAGCTTTTATTTTAAAGATAAAATCGACTTTAAAAAACTGCAAAATAGAGATAAAAAACTAATTGTACTATTTGGAAATAGCTTTATAAGGCATGATTGGCTAAAAACAGACAAAGGTGGAATTAGTGATTTTATGAAGATAAATTTAAAAAATCAAATAATAATCAATGCTGCTATACATGGTGCGACCTTATACGAACAACTACTTGTTTATAATGCTCTATTTTATAAGCTCAAACCCGATGTAATCATGAGTTTTTTTGGAGGTACGGACTACTTTCATGCTATGTTAGGAGATGAAATACTATTAAAAAATCATTCAATCATTTACAACACAAGCATCAGCGAAGTAGATACTAAAGAACTATTTAAAAGCAGTTTACCTCTATATCTGGATTATACTTATAGTCTTAAAAAATTAGTTAAAGAGCCTCCAAATTTAAAAGAAATCTGCAATGCGCTTTATGATAGATATGTTCAATTTTATAGTGTGGTAAATGCAAATGGTGGATTATTTTTAGGATTTTTACAACCGTTTTTAAGTAAGAAAAAGTATTTAACACCTAAAGAGCAAGAACTAAATAAACCAAATAGCATAGAAAATGAAATTTTAAAAACAACAAATAATTTTATAGATGAGTTTAACAAAACAAGTTTCAATTTAAAAAATTATACAGATCTAAATGAGATTATAAAAGATGAGTCTGAAATCTGTTTTTATGACCATTGGCTGCACTGCACAAAGTATGCAAATGAAAAAATTTCCAAAGCCATACTAAAACAATTAAAGGCTCAGGAGATAGACAATTGAGTAAAATTTTTATCTATCCAAGCGGCTTAAATGCTAAAATTCTAGCATTCCATATAGAAAAATTATATAATAAACAGCCTATTTTTATAGATGACAGTGATTATGAAACTAGTATAGAAAATAGAAAAAAAATTATTAAAAACGATGATATTATTTTACTGGCCAGCAAAACTTATGAGCAAAATCTTATATCAAATTTAGAAAAATTTGATATAGAAAACTACTGTGATGGTATATCACTTATAGCCAAAAAGTTAAATAAAATTTATAAAAATAAGTTTGGGTACTCTATAGGAGTAATTCTTGAAAAAAATATTAACGACAAATACCTAAATATCCCATATAACGGATATGAGCTAAACTCGCAAATAGTATATTTTACCCAAAATCAAATAGCATATGAAGAAGCTAAAAAACGATTTAAAAATGTAGTTATGGCTAGCTCTTGGTGGCTTTCATATTTTGATTTTGTAACATGCTACATATCTAGTGATTATCTGCTTGGATATAATATGCCAGATGTTAAAACATTTGTTCTTGGAAACTATTATTATGTTGGAGCGTTTCATGATTTTTATCATAGCAAAGAAGATATTTATGAAAAAGTAGGATTTATGGCTAGTAGAATGGACAGCTTTACACTAGCTCACGCTAAAGAATTTTACGAAAATTTAAAGCCTGTTTTTTCTAAATTTAACAATGGGGGGGGGTTACTGAAATTAGGGTATAAAAGCATAGAAAGCGATATGAAAAATTATGTTTGGAGACAACATACAGATACAATTATTATTCCAATTGCTGAAAATAAACATTATGGTTTTAAAGATATGTTAGTAAAATTTGCTAAAATACTTTTAGAAAACGGATTTAGAGTTCTTTTTAAAGCTCACTATCAGCATAAAGAACTTTTAAATACATATGAAAAAGATATACAAAATCTTAGCAAATATCAAAACTTCGTTCTATACACAAAACCACATCTAAGTCTTGATGAGCTTGAACGAAGTATAACTTTAGTTGAATTTAGAAGCAGCTTGAATTATACATACGCACTGATAACTAAAAAACCTAGTATATTATTGATTCCACCTAGCGTAACTAAAAATAGAATAGATTTAAAAAACAACTTTTATAATAAAAACCTACATATCGAATTAACCGATCTAAATAGCGCTTTACAAATGGTAAAAATTTTACAAAATGATAGCAATGTTCAAAAATTACATAAAAAAATGATAGAATACTACATACAATATGAAATGTACTCTTATGATGATATACTAGAATTCATACAAAACTATCATCTGAAGCAGTTAAAACTAAGACAAAATTTACTTGATTAAAGGAGACAAATGCACTATTTTATATATCCAAATGGAGGGCATTCAAAAATGCTTGCTCACAATCTTGATTTGCTGGGTCATTCATATACTTTTTTGGATGATTATAAAAATTTTATGAGTTTAGAATCAAATTTAAAACTCATAAAAGCTAATGGGGGGGGGGGTATAGAGCAAAATAGCCCTGTTCTTTTAGCTTGCGATAGTTGCTCATATAAGACTAGAGCTATTAGAAAAAAACTCATTTCAAATTTAGAAAATCTAAATATAAAATGGGCTGATGGATTTGAATTTATAGCAGATGAGCTTTTAAAATTTGAAAATATCAACTTAGAAAATAGCGTGGCGATTCTCACTACAGCACTATTTAAAAATAGACATTACGGTAGTATTTTTGATATTTTGTTAAAAAATAAAGTAAATATCTTCATAGTAAATAGCTACATACAAAATTATAAAAGTGACAAAGGATTTATGGGGCTTTCAAATATCTTGATACCGACCAACTCTCTAAAATATTATAAATTTAAAATCGTTCTTTCAAGCGTAAATCTAAGCTATCAAAACATATGTTTTACTCATAAAAACTCGTTTGCAATGGTATTTTCACATCATCTTACCATGCTTAGAAGTTTTATTTTCACGCATAAAATTTGTGATATCTCAAAACAAGAAAGTATAGACACTTTTGGTAGTGCTGTGGATTGCTACTACGTGGCGATGATGAAAAGCGATCACAAATACTTTAATGCTCTAAATAGCAAAGCTAAACTTTTAAACTTAGGCTATCCCAGCATTGATCAACAGATAAAATCATACACCCCAAATGATCCTCAAAAGTGTGTTTTAGTGCTATTTAGACATTCTAAAGCGTATAAAAAAATCATTGAAGTTATGGACAAACTTTTAAACTTAGGTTATGAAGTTATATTCCGCCCTGTTCCAACATTTGAAAACAATAGTGATAACTTAGAAATAAAAAACCACTTTTTAGGTCGCAAAAACTTTACCTACGATACCGATCCAAAGGTATCCAACCAAACTTTACAAAAATCTATGTGTGCTATAGGGGACTATTCATCAACCATATTTAGTTTTCCATTTACTACTCTTAGACCTTGTTTGTTATTTTATCCAACAGAAATAATGGGAGATAAATTTGAGATAGAAACCATAAATGGCAAAACACTGAGTTTGGCAGATAAAAACTTACACATAGTATCTAGAAACGTAGATGAACTGATACAAAACATAGAAAATCTAAATTTAGATGAATGGAAAGAGCGTATTTTAAACTACAGAAATAATGAAATTTACAACCTTGGTCACTCAAGTGAAGCTATTGCTCAGTTTATACTTGATAAAATAAAAACATAAAATAACAACAAAGGAGAACCGGTGATTATCTGGATAATGGGATTAGCGGGTAGCGGAAAGACAACTTTGGCAAAAGAGTTACGCAATCAGCTGCAAAACTCCATTTATATAGACGGTGACGAATTTAGAGAGGTATTTGGAAGCATTAATTATGATAAAAATTCTCGTATCAAAATCGCAATGCAAAAAGCAAGACTCGCAAATGCACTATCAAAACAAGGATTCACGGTGATCTGCACTGCTATTTCTATGTTTGAACAAAATTATAAATTCAACCGAAACTTAGATGAAAAATATATCGAAATTTATTTAAAATGCGAATTTGACGAACTAGTAAAACGTGATCAAAAAGGGCTTTATACCGGTGCGCTTAGCAAACAGATAAAAAACGTAGTCGGTGTAGATATCAAGTACGATGAGCCAAATGCCGATATTACGCTAGACAGTTCAGATTTTTCAAATTTGCAGACAAATTTAGATAAAATATTAAATTTACTAAAACGTCAAAAAAGTGAAAAATTACAAAATAATTAACCGTTAATTTAAAGGATTAGTATTGAAACAAGGAGATTTTAGCGAAGTAGCAAAATTCTATCACAATAGACCTGCTTACAACTATGAGCTTATCAAAAATATATTAAAGTGTGCAAATTTAAAAGATGATTTTTGTATTGCAGAAGTAGGAGCCGGGACAGGAAAATTAACTGCTATTTTAAAAGAATTAGCGCCAAAAGCAAAAATAGTCGCAGTAGAGCCAAACGATGAGATGAGAGAGATAGGGCAAAAAACTGTAGAAAACGTAACTTGGATAAAAGGGAGTGGTGAAGATACAAAACTACATAATGATAGCGCGGATATACTATTTATGGCTAGCAGTTTTCACTGGACAGACCCTACTCTTAGTCTTCCTGAGTTTAAACGCGTGCTTAAAAAAAATGGATATTTTTGTGCACTATGGAATCCTAGAGAGATAGAAAAAGGAACTGTATTTGATGAGATAGAATGCGAGATAAAAAATATGCTGCCAAATCTAAATCGTGTTAGCTCAGGTACTCAAAATAGTAAAAATTGGATAGAAATTATACAAAGTACAAAAGATTTCAAAGATTGCATGTACATGGCGATGCCTTATATAGAAAATATGAGTAAAGAACGCTATATAGGAGCTTGGCAAAGTGTAAATGATATACAAGCACAAGCTGGGGGGGGGTCTAAGTGGAATGAGATATTAAAAATGATAGAAGATAAAATCTCAGGCTTAGATGAATTAAAAGTAAAATACACCATCAAAGCCTATCTAGCAAAAAGTACTAAATAATGTAATTAATGAAAATTTAGGCAAATTTGCCTATGATATTATGTATCACATATATCACAAAGCAGTCTACTTTAAGCGAGCTTAAAATATCGCTTAAAGCAAATAAAAATTAAAAAAGGGAAAATATGCAAAAAGATCTAATAGAACAAGATTGGGATTATACAAAACACGCAGAATTCTACTCATATAGACCAAATTACGCAAAACAAGCAATTGATATTTTAGCATTTTATGCATGCAGAAATGGGGGGGGGTATGAAGATATGAGCGTAGCCGATATCGGTGCTGGAAGTGGAAATTTAAGTCTTATGTTAGATGAAATAGGGCTAAAAGTGACTGCAGTAGAACCAAATGACGCTATGAGAAGTATAGGTGAAAAACGTCTGCAAAATGTAACATGGGTAAGAGCAAACGGCACTAATACGACGCTAATGAAAGATAAATTTGACTGGGTTACTTTTGGCTCCAGCTTTAATGTAATGGACAGAAACATAGCACTAAAAGAAGCACACAGAATCCTAAAAAAAGACGGAGTTATGAGTGCCATGTGGAATCACAGAGATCTAAACGATCCTATACAGAAAATAGCACAAGATATTATAAAAAGCTTTATTAAAGATTATAGTGGCGGAGTTAGACGTGAAGATCAAAGACCGATTTTAGAAGCCCATTCTAATCTTTTTAAAGATATATTTTACATAGAGCAAGACTTCTACTTTCATCAAAGCATAGAAAACTATATCTTAGCATGGAAAAGCGTAAAAAATAGCTTTTGGGATTTAGAAACAAAAGAAGGGAGCGAACTATTTGGACACATCTGCTCTAAGCTTAGAAAAGAGCTTCCAAAAGAGTTTGACATACGTTATACTACAAGAGCTTGGAGCGTAACAAAAGTAAGATGAAATTTCAAACCAAAGCTAGAAATTTAGAGATCCTAAAACCGATTTTAAAATCAGCTAAAATACTTCCACTTATAATCTACAAGAAGAAGCATATATTGTCAAATTTAGATTTTGTTATGAATGAAATTTTATCTAAATTTAGGACAAAATTAATCGTAAGAAGTTCATCTTGTTTAGAAGATAGCAGTAGTTCGTCTCACGCAGGAGAGTTTGAAACTCTCCAAAATATTACTGCTTCAAATTTAAAAACTGCTCTTTTGGACGTAGCTAGCTATTTAAATGACGATGATGAAATTTTTATCCAGCCGATGCTAGAAAATATAGAATTTTTTGCAGTTTGTATGAGTGCTTTAAACTCTGCAAATTACATCACTATAAGCTATGATGAGAGTGGTGATAGTAAAAATTTAACAAACGGCGACGGACTTTTTAGAACAGCTGTTATATTAAAATCTCACGTAAGCAAAAATCCTAAATTTAAAAAAATAATCTGTTTGATAAATGAGCTTGAAAATCTATATAATAACGCCTTTATAGATATCGAAATTGCTTTTAGCAAAAACGAGCTTTATCTTTTGCAAGTACGTCCTATAGTCAGAAATGAAACCAAGGGCTTGCGAGATTTAACCTCGATTCATGATATGATAGCTAAAAAATTTGAAAAACTTAGTTTAAAACGACCTCATTTGCTAGGCGATAAAACTATTTTCGGTATTATGCCAGATTGGAATCCAGCCGAAATTCTAGGACTCCGCCCAAAACGCCTTGCTATCAGCCTTTATAAGGAACTTATCACTGATAATATTTGGGCATACGGTAGAGATAATTACGGCTATAAAAATCTACGATCATTTCCATTAATGATAGATTTTGCAGGACTTTGCTATATAGATACAAGAGTTAGTTTCAACTCATTTTTGCCAAAAAGTATAGACGATAAACTCGGTGAAAAACTAGTAAATCACTGGTTAAAAAACTTAGAAAACAATCCGCAAAACCATGATAAAATAGAATTCGAAACTGTTTTAAGTTCATATGAGTTTGATATAGATGAAAAACTTAAAGATATGAATAATTTCTCAGTAAGCGAAAAGATAAAAATCAAAAATTCGTTAAAAAATCTTACTATTGATATAATAAAACCAAAAAGTAGATTTTACGAAGATTTAGAGCGTATAAACGAACTAGACAAAAGAGTAGAAGAGCTTAAAAGCTCAAATTTAGCAAGTATAGATAAAATTTATTGGCTTATTGAGGAGTGCAAGAGATACGGAACTATTAGTTTTGCAGGTATAGCGCGCGCTGCATTTATAGCAACTTCTGTTTTAAACTCCATAGCTAGAGTAGGCGCTATATCACAATGCGAAAAAAACGAGTTCTTAAACTCTCTTAGCACGGTAAGCAGCAATCTTGCAAGAGATATAAATTTACTTACAAAAGATGATTTTTTAAAAATTTACGGGCATCTTAGAGTAAATACTTATGATATTACAAGTCCTAGGTATGATGAAAGTTTTGATGAATATTTTACAAAAAACAGTAAAGC is from Campylobacter fetus subsp. testudinum 03-427 and encodes:
- a CDS encoding hypothetical protein (Pfam match to PF00391.19 PEP-utilizers), with protein sequence MKFQTKARNLEILKPILKSAKILPLIIYKKKHILSNLDFVMNEILSKFRTKLIVRSSSCLEDSSSSSHAGEFETLQNITASNLKTALLDVASYLNDDDEIFIQPMLENIEFFAVCMSALNSANYITISYDESGDSKNLTNGDGLFRTAVILKSHVSKNPKFKKIICLINELENLYNNAFIDIEIAFSKNELYLLQVRPIVRNETKGLRDLTSIHDMIAKKFEKLSLKRPHLLGDKTIFGIMPDWNPAEILGLRPKRLAISLYKELITDNIWAYGRDNYGYKNLRSFPLMIDFAGLCYIDTRVSFNSFLPKSIDDKLGEKLVNHWLKNLENNPQNHDKIEFETVLSSYEFDIDEKLKDMNNFSVSEKIKIKNSLKNLTIDIIKPKSRFYEDLERINELDKRVEELKSSNLASIDKIYWLIEECKRYGTISFAGIARAAFIATSVLNSIARVGAISQCEKNEFLNSLSTVSSNLARDINLLTKDDFLKIYGHLRVNTYDITSPRYDESFDEYFTKNSKATNKNISKKKPFKLKNTKPLNNLLKEHGFDIEANELFEFLALAITSRESSKFIFTKALSLALNEIKQYTFKLEISSDDAAFLDIKTLLGFYTTLESLSAKELILSNIAKNKSEFEITKSLNLPPLICNKDDIYEFILGENEPNFITQKSIQATTASINDSDLNGKIVCINSADPGYDFIFSKGIVGLITAYGGANSHMAVRSNEFGLPAAIGVGEDRFNIYKNAKTITLDCLNKRIIV
- a CDS encoding SAM-dependent methyltransferase (Pfam match to PF08241.8 Methyltransf_11), with product MQKDLIEQDWDYTKHAEFYSYRPNYAKQAIDILAFYACRNGGGYEDMSVADIGAGSGNLSLMLDEIGLKVTAVEPNDAMRSIGEKRLQNVTWVRANGTNTTLMKDKFDWVTFGSSFNVMDRNIALKEAHRILKKDGVMSAMWNHRDLNDPIQKIAQDIIKSFIKDYSGGVRREDQRPILEAHSNLFKDIFYIEQDFYFHQSIENYILAWKSVKNSFWDLETKEGSELFGHICSKLRKELPKEFDIRYTTRAWSVTKVR
- a CDS encoding adenylylsulfate kinase (Pfam match to PF01583.16 APS_kinase), whose protein sequence is MIIWIMGLAGSGKTTLAKELRNQLQNSIYIDGDEFREVFGSINYDKNSRIKIAMQKARLANALSKQGFTVICTAISMFEQNYKFNRNLDEKYIEIYLKCEFDELVKRDQKGLYTGALSKQIKNVVGVDIKYDEPNADITLDSSDFSNLQTNLDKILNLLKRQKSEKLQNN
- a CDS encoding SAM-dependent methyltransferase (Pfam match to PF08241.8 Methyltransf_11), whose product is MKQGDFSEVAKFYHNRPAYNYELIKNILKCANLKDDFCIAEVGAGTGKLTAILKELAPKAKIVAVEPNDEMREIGQKTVENVTWIKGSGEDTKLHNDSADILFMASSFHWTDPTLSLPEFKRVLKKNGYFCALWNPREIEKGTVFDEIECEIKNMLPNLNRVSSGTQNSKNWIEIIQSTKDFKDCMYMAMPYIENMSKERYIGAWQSVNDIQAQAGGGSKWNEILKMIEDKISGLDELKVKYTIKAYLAKSTK